In Campylobacter concisus, the sequence TGGTATCTCTCTAGTTTTGGTATGACTAGAGCTGTTGGTCCAAAGCGAGTGTTTCCATTAGCTAGGATATCTGGATCGCCGTGAAGCGCGGCAAATGGTAGCTTATCGTTTTGTACCATATAAACTTTGCCGTTTAGTAAGCGTTTTTTTGCGAAATAAAAGCTTCCAGCAACGGGCAGTGTGCTAAGATGAAGCCCATAACCCATCTTGTGAGCTAGAAATAGCGAATGCCCTCCAGCATCTACTACAACGTAGTTTGCAGTGATCACCTCGCCATCATTTATCTTTATGTGAAATGTATCGCCCGCCTTTTTTATATCAGTTACTTCTGAGTTTAGGCTGATCTCATAACCATCTGCGCCTAAATTTAGCGCATTTTGCACAAGAGAGTTTGCTAAGCCACCAAAGTCCATCGTCGTAAACTGCCCATTTTGCGTGCCTATGGCGATGATGTTTTCTGGCCTCTCATTGCCATTTGCGTCAAAAACGACGTTTGGCTCGATTTGTTTTAACTGCTCTTTATCATAAATTTCAAGGTAAGGAAAAAGCTCTTTAAAACTCTCATATCTCTCTTTCATGCGCTCTACTTCGGCATCTCCGATAGCTAGTGCCATCTTTTGATGAGCGAACATATACTTGCCATCAAGATTGTATTTTAGAGCATATTTTACTGGCATATTTGCCACACGAGAGACTTTTTTTGCCTTTTCTAGTGTGTAATTTGTCTCGATATCGCCACAATGAATGGTTTGTGAGTTGCCTTTGCCGTTTGAATTTAGAGTAGCTACGCCGTCATATTTTTCTAAAAGTGCAACCTTTTTTATATCACTAAATGCAGCCAACTCGTAAAAGAGCGCCGTCCCGCTAATGCCTGCTCCGACAATTACCACTTCAAAGTGCTTCTGCCTCATTTTTTCTCCCAAAAAAGTTTAGTCGCCAAAATGATACTATATTAATTTTAAAACAAACAGCATAGTGAAAAAAGCTAGAATTTTTATATAAAAGAAAAATTTGGCAAGGCTTTCACCTTGCCACAAAGTTAAAATTTATAAGATACGTTTACTTTGAAATTTCTACCCGGCTCCCAGTCTACATAGTCTGGATTGCCTGTATAATCAGCCATTCTTTGAGACTGCGAAGCATAAGTTTTATTAAAGAGGTTGTAAATTCCAGCATTTATCTCTAGCCCTTTAAATTTGCCGCTACTTGGCGTATAGCTAGCATAGATGTCGCTAACTGCGTAGCTTGGTATCTTAGCGCTCTTATCATTACCGGCTGAGACGGTATTTTTTGATGCAAAGTAGATTAAGTTGTAGCCTATTAGCGTATCGATCCTTGAAAATGCGTACTCTGCGTTAAATGTGTATTTATCGCCCTGATCGCGGTAGCCGATAACGTTTGAGGTATAGTATCCGCCCCTTTCTGTGTTTGCAACTCTATCTTTATATTTTACCTTTTGATGAGTGTAGCTAGCAGCTAGGCTTAGTGCGTCTAAATTTAGCCTTGCAAGTAGCTCAACGCCACTTATATCAGCTCCACCAGCATTTATACGTTTAAAAATAGTTGTTGTATTTGGCAGCATTCCAATTTTATAAGAGCTGTTATCTACGATTAAGTTTTTATATTTTGTCATAAAGTATTTTGCAGAGAGGCTATATGAACTAGCTTCGCTTATATCACCATGATATTTAAGACCAGTTTCGTAGCTGTTTCCAGTTGTAGCTTTTAGATTTTTGTTGGCTTCAAAATTTTCTGCCATACTAGCATACATAGACTCCATGACATCAGGCCCTCTAAAGACTCTTGCATAGCTTGCAAAAGCGTTAAGACCTTTAAGTATCTCATAATCAAGTGCAAGTGCTGGGGTAAATTCATTGTATTTATAAGTGTAGCTCTTTACATTTCCGGCTCTACCATCGTAGCTTTTTAGCTCGTGATGAGTGTATCTGATGCCTGGAGTAACAGTTAACGAACTAAAATTTAGCGCATCTTCTGCGTAGATAGAGTAGTTATTTACTTTTTCAGGATAGTGATTATTTGGCTTGTTAAAATTTTTACTTTGGTAAAACTCAGCGCCGTATCTAAGCGTCTGCGTCAAAGCGCCGGTCTCGACTACGCTTTTAGCCTTTGCATTTATACCGTTTGTTTTTACGCCTAAAATTTTTAAGACCGGGTCATCTTTTTTATGCTCGGTATTGTATACCGTTACATCTAAATTTAGAAGATCGCTTGGTTTGTACTCGTATTTTAGCGTTGTAGTAT encodes:
- a CDS encoding TonB-dependent receptor domain-containing protein; translation: MKISTRNASLVKDVMRDIPGVYVGGTNGMNQKIYMRGVSDRGLNITIDGAKQNGNTFHHNADLLIDPDLIKAVDVEVGSRSVVNGSGALGGSVAFKTVDAKDLLDDGEIIGAKIKTGYASNNSEFSQGLMLFTAPVEGLDFIAAINHKGYDYGKSGNKRKIGGDGNDLSYLLKLGYSFLDAHRISISREHNEFKGMYPMRAEFGSWYTGQFPVDNRKYERDTTTLKYEYKPSDLLNLDVTVYNTEHKKDDPVLKILGVKTNGINAKAKSVVETGALTQTLRYGAEFYQSKNFNKPNNHYPEKVNNYSIYAEDALNFSSLTVTPGIRYTHHELKSYDGRAGNVKSYTYKYNEFTPALALDYEILKGLNAFASYARVFRGPDVMESMYASMAENFEANKNLKATTGNSYETGLKYHGDISEASSYSLSAKYFMTKYKNLIVDNSSYKIGMLPNTTTIFKRINAGGADISGVELLARLNLDALSLAASYTHQKVKYKDRVANTERGGYYTSNVIGYRDQGDKYTFNAEYAFSRIDTLIGYNLIYFASKNTVSAGNDKSAKIPSYAVSDIYASYTPSSGKFKGLEINAGIYNLFNKTYASQSQRMADYTGNPDYVDWEPGRNFKVNVSYKF
- a CDS encoding FAD-dependent oxidoreductase, which translates into the protein MRQKHFEVVIVGAGISGTALFYELAAFSDIKKVALLEKYDGVATLNSNGKGNSQTIHCGDIETNYTLEKAKKVSRVANMPVKYALKYNLDGKYMFAHQKMALAIGDAEVERMKERYESFKELFPYLEIYDKEQLKQIEPNVVFDANGNERPENIIAIGTQNGQFTTMDFGGLANSLVQNALNLGADGYEISLNSEVTDIKKAGDTFHIKINDGEVITANYVVVDAGGHSLFLAHKMGYGLHLSTLPVAGSFYFAKKRLLNGKVYMVQNDKLPFAALHGDPDILANGNTRFGPTALVIPKLERYHGCSSFFDFCKCLKFDKNIFEVFTNLLKDSDIRSYILRNFLFEVPFINKKEFVKDARKIVPSLSENDLSYAVNFGGVRPQVIDRNKKCLELGEGKISTGEGISFNMTPSPGATSCFEIARTDMIEACKFLGKNFNEEKFNAEFFG